The nucleotide window TCGGCAAGGGTCGCTTCGTGCACGCGCCCAATAGCGGCGGCACCGTGCGGCTGGACGATATTGACGGGCCCTACTGGCGCGATCACTTCGCTTACGGCAAGCGCGTCCTGGACTGAGCCGCAGGGCGCCCCGCCCCGTTCTGGTTGGCCCGGCCTATGGCTTCGATCGGAATAATCAATTGTACACAATTGAATTGTGCACATATTGTTTGGGCCATGAAGCCGACCAACCCCCTCCTCCTTGACCAGCAGCTGTGTTTCGCCCTTTACGCCGCATCGCGCGCCGTGACAGCGACTTACCGGCCCCTGCTCGACGACCTGGGCCTGACCTATCCCCAGTACCTGACGCTGCTGGTGCTCTGGGAGCAGGACGGGCTGACCGTCCGTGAGCTGGGTCAGCGGCTGCAACTGGATTCCGGGACGCTGACGCCGCTGCTCAAGCGCATGGCGCAATCGGGCCTGGTAGTGCGCGAACGTCGGCGCAGCGACGAGCGCGAAGTGGAAATCCGGCTGACCGACGACGGCCGCGCCCTGCGCCAACGCGCCGAAAGCATTCCCGCCTGCATGGCCCAACGCCTTTGCCTGACCGGCGAGGACATGCAGCGGCTACGCGATCAGCTCAAGGAGCTGACCGCGCAACTCTCCCCGCAAGCACGCTCCTGATCTCCTGACCTCACAAGGACCCTATGACCATGACCGTTTCCAAGATCCTCTATACCGCCACTGCCACCGCCAAAGGTGGCCGCGAAGGCCATATCCATAGCAGCGACGGTGTCCTCGATTTCGACCTGCGCGTGCCGAAGGAGCTCGGTGGACCGGGCGGTGCCGGCAGCAATCCGGAACAGCTCTTCGCCGCCGGCTATGCCGCCTGCTTTGAAGGTGCCGTGCGCTTCGTGGCCCGCGAAAAGAAGATCGCCATCACGGACGCTTCAGTGACCGGCCACGTCGGCATCGGCCCGCGCGAACCCACGGGCTTTGGCATCGCCGTGAAGCTGGAAGTGCATCTGCCGGGCATCGATCGTGAGGTGGCCCAGGAACTGGTCGACATCGCGCACCGCGACATCTGCCCTTACTCGCATGCCACGCGTGGCAATGTCGACGTCGAGATCGTGCTCGTTTGACACGAGGTTGAGCATAAAAAAACGGCGCCCCTGAGGCGCCGTTTTTTTGCACGATGACCGAAACGCTCAGTGCGCTTCAGCGCCCGGCGGATGCGCGTGGCCGTGCTGGATCTCTTCTTCGGTGCCGTCACGCACTTCGTTGATGGTGACGTCGAAGTGCAGGGTCTTGCCGGCCATCGGGTGGTTCAGATCCACGTCGATGGTGCTCATGCCGACCTTGTGCACCACCACGACGCGGTGGCCGCCTTCCTTCAGCGCCAGCACCGTCGTCATGCCCGGCTTCAGCTTCGCGCCATTCTGGAAATACTTCTTCGGCACGCGCTGGATCATGCCTTCCTGGCGTTCGCCGTAGCCGTCAACCGGCGCGATTTCAGCCTGCAGGTTGTCACCGGCTTCCTTGTCTTCGAGCGCCTTCTCGAGGCCGGGAATGAGCTGGCCATGGCCCAGCAGAATCCACAGCGGCTCGTTGCGATCGAGCGAGCTTTCCACTTTCTCGCC belongs to Dyella terrae and includes:
- a CDS encoding MarR family winged helix-turn-helix transcriptional regulator; protein product: MKPTNPLLLDQQLCFALYAASRAVTATYRPLLDDLGLTYPQYLTLLVLWEQDGLTVRELGQRLQLDSGTLTPLLKRMAQSGLVVRERRRSDEREVEIRLTDDGRALRQRAESIPACMAQRLCLTGEDMQRLRDQLKELTAQLSPQARS
- a CDS encoding organic hydroperoxide resistance protein, whose translation is MTVSKILYTATATAKGGREGHIHSSDGVLDFDLRVPKELGGPGGAGSNPEQLFAAGYAACFEGAVRFVAREKKIAITDASVTGHVGIGPREPTGFGIAVKLEVHLPGIDREVAQELVDIAHRDICPYSHATRGNVDVEIVLV
- a CDS encoding FKBP-type peptidyl-prolyl cis-trans isomerase, with the translated sequence MKAGKDKVISLHYTLTVDGEKVESSLDRNEPLWILLGHGQLIPGLEKALEDKEAGDNLQAEIAPVDGYGERQEGMIQRVPKKYFQNGAKLKPGMTTVLALKEGGHRVVVVHKVGMSTIDVDLNHPMAGKTLHFDVTINEVRDGTEEEIQHGHAHPPGAEAH